From the Brachyhypopomus gauderio isolate BG-103 chromosome 5, BGAUD_0.2, whole genome shotgun sequence genome, one window contains:
- the ciartb gene encoding uncharacterized protein ciartb, translated as MVSGGQELRPRMSASDSECSIDWLASDDEGDVDSEPESEFERARGIPAGSPTGDPARSPRPSQGGADGPIQEEEEEARPSRNCSPSSCSSSFCSAEGELSPAAREDRSGYSRTSGSPKGKSRQVPKRAWSSVTPEPTQKQLGSSPSEKDRLFACKCEELQCYILPLSSILNGLRSGRYRGRLSTFQESVALDRIQRIMGVLQNPRMGERYVDIILKMEEMLKSWFPHVKSHSQTVATQLTQGTAPPKKPKLASALVSPATTSAPPVGSKVVRVSGLSPPGPYSSTNLKWLHTSPICSPVADQVQGTVRNFLTTHGDADVTQDNSVSSTMDSPHMDPVPSQPPLGKINAPCLERLLKSTESIIGQKGSGGAGHMSAGDWS; from the exons ATGGTCAGTGGTGGTCAGGAGCTGCGGCCAAGGATGTCTGCTTCCGATTCAGAATGTTCCATCGACTGGCTAGCCAGCGACGACGAGGGAGACGTTGACAGCGAGCCGGAGTCGGAGTTCGAGCGGGCCCGTGGGATACCGGCCGGCTCCCCTACCGGCGACCCCGCCCGGAGCCCTCGACCCAGCCAGGGGGGTGCCGATGGCCCGatccaggaggaggaggaggaggccagGCCCTCCAGGAACTGCTCCCCCTCCAGCTGCTCCAGCTCCTTCTGCAGTGCAGAGGGGGAGCTCTCCCCAGCGGCGCGGGAGGACCGGTCCGGCTACAGCCGCACCTCGGGAAGCCCTAAAGGCAAAAGCAGGCAGGTGCCGAAGAGAGCGTGGAGCTCGGTGACACCTGAGCCGACGCAAAAGCAGCTCGGATCCAGCCCCAGCGAGAAGGACCGGCTGTTTGCCTGCAAG TGCGAAGAGCTGCAGTGCTACATTCTCCCGCTGTCCTCCATCCTCAACGGTCTCCGCTCTGGACGATACCGAGGAC GGCTCAGCACTTTCCAGGAGAGTGTGGCTCTGGACCGGATCCAGAGAATTATGGGGGTCCTTCAGAATCCACGCATGGG TGAGCGCTATGTCGACATCATTTTGAAAATGGAGGAAATGTTGAAGAGCTGGTTTCCTCACGTGAAGTCCCACTCCCAAACCGTTGCCACCCAGCTGACGCAAGGCACCGCCCCGCCCAAAAAACCCAAG TTGGCCTCGGCTCTGGTCAGTCCTGCCACCACCAGTGCCCCTCCAGTGGGTTCAAAGGTCGTGCGGGTCAGTGGCCTCTCTCCTCCGGGACCCTACTCTTCCACCAATCTGAAATGGCTCCACACATCTCCTATCTGCTCGCCCGTGGCTGACCAGGTGCAAGGGACGGTCCGGAACTTTCTAACCACACACGGCGACGCTGACGTCACCCAGGACAACTCCGTGTCCTCCACGATGGACAGCCCACATATGGACCCTGTACCGAGTCAGCCTCCTCTGGGCAAGATCAACGCCCCGTGCCTGGAGAGACTGCTTAAATCCACAGAGAGCATTATCGGCCAGAAAGGCTCAGGAGGGGCGGGCCACATGTCTGCAGGGGACTGGTCCTAG